The Proteiniborus sp. DW1 DNA window AAACTTCTCTACCCTGCTTAGTAAGGTTGCTATGGTGCTGCCCATATTTCCAATTGGTGCTCTGTCTATATGATCATATTTAAAAGTAGCTACAATCTTCGTTCCTTTTTCTTTTTCTGAAATAATTTGAAAATCTCCATCTGTTCTTATGGCAGCAGCCTTTAAAAGTGGTAGTCCGAGTCCTACATTTCTAGTTTTTCTAGTAGTAGTGAAAGGATTATCTACAATGCTTAGAAATTCTTCATCCATACCATTTCCATCATCCTCTATAATTATCTCTAAAAAATTGTTCATTATATCTTCATTTATAAATATATTTATTAGTTTAGCTTTTGCCCTTATTGAGTTTTCAACTAAATCTAATATATGTAAAGATAGTTCTTTCATTTTTTATCACAACCCACCTTTAAGTATTCTATAACTGTTTTTGCTGTGAGAGTGTCAATATCCATATAATAAAATGCCTCATTAATATCAGATAGATAATGAGCATCAGAGTTCTTTATAATCATATATTTTTCTAAAGTCAATACTTTCTCCATTTCTTTTAATCTTTTTAAGTCATAGGCTTCTATAGTTCTAACATTTATATTATCAGGAATAAACCCTAGTGTCGATAGAATACTAAAGGAGTTTTTATCTACATGGGCTGGGACAAGTACTCCATTATGTTTTTCCACCAGCATAAATATTTCTTCTAATGAATATTCACTACTACTTAAAAGCAATTTATCTAATTTACCAATAACATTATCTTCCTTGTCAAATAGGAGTTGTTCTCCAAAGATTTCTTCTCTATTCTTTATATTAGGAAGGCTATCATATATCAAATCTTGAAATCTCATTCCATCTTCAATTGATGGAAAATAGCATAAAACATGAACTTCCTCCTTTGTAGTTACCTCTATGCCAGGAACTACTAAAATACCTCTTCTATTAGCAACTTCCATAACTGGCAGTATATTTAACATGGAGTTATGGTCTGTAACAGCTATTATATTCAGCTCCTTTAAGTAAGCCATATTTACTATATTATTTGGTGTCATATCTTTATCCCCACAGGGAGATAATCCAGAATGTATATGAATATCGTATGCAAACTTCATATCATAAACCAAATTCTCTTAATTTGCAAGCCACTTCATAGGCACTTAAGCTAGTCTTAAAAAGCGGAATTCCTACTTCCTTTGCCTTCTCAATTGCATCTTTATCGATTTCCATTCCCTCTACAATTATTATTCCTGCCAAGTCCACTAATGTTGCTACAGCTACTATGTTTATATGGGTTTGAATAGTAATCCATAGATTATTCCTCTGTGCCTTAGACATGACTAAACTTAACAAGTCTCCAATATATACTCCTTCTACTTCCTTTTCTTCTAATCCAGTTCCTGCAATTGTTTCAACATTTAACTTATCAATTATTGAAGAAAGCTTCATAAATAACCTCCTAATCACTATTGGTTTCTTATTTTCTCTTTTAAAATAAATATACAGTCTTCCATCTTTGCCTTTCCTCTGACTATATCTTCTGCAAGGGCACTACAAGAAGGAGCTCCACAGGAGCTACAGTCAATCCCTGGTAGTTCCTTACATATTTGATTTAATAATTCAATTTTTTTAATTGCTTCATTAATATCACTGTCCAGTATCATAACTCCCTTTGGAGTTATTTTTTCAGTCCAATTTATGAGTCCTTGAGTTAGGATTTCTTCTATATATTCATCATTTTCTGTGTTATTTTCTTCTGGTAATCTAGCAATATTTCTTACTCTTGCCTTAGCAATAAAAGGGTTTTCCACATTTAGAGGCCCCCCTACACAGCCTCCTACACAGGCTAATCCCTCAAAATAATCGATATTGTTTAGCTTCCCAAGTTCAATTTCTTCAAGGACCTTAATAACATTTTCTATACCGTCTACTGCTAGATAGTTATCTACTCCTATGGCATAACTCTGACCACCTACTCTTCCCCATCCAACTCCTTTTGGAGATGCCTTTTTAAAGTATTCACTTACTTGAGTTTTCTTAGCATTCTTTACTATACCTCCATATATAGATTTAATAGATAGTGCTCCGTTTACATAGGAATCTTGTATTCCAATTGGACGCTTAATACTAGTTACTTTTGCTGGACATTGTGTTAAGTAAAAG harbors:
- a CDS encoding ATP-binding protein — protein: MKELSLHILDLVENSIRAKAKLINIFINEDIMNNFLEIIIEDDGNGMDEEFLSIVDNPFTTTRKTRNVGLGLPLLKAAAIRTDGDFQIISEKEKGTKIVATFKYDHIDRAPIGNMGSTIATLLSRVEKFDLVYIHQINNKRFTFSTTEVKEFLGEVSLNTPEVVLWIQDYINDNISTLCK
- a CDS encoding PHP domain-containing protein, with protein sequence MKFAYDIHIHSGLSPCGDKDMTPNNIVNMAYLKELNIIAVTDHNSMLNILPVMEVANRRGILVVPGIEVTTKEEVHVLCYFPSIEDGMRFQDLIYDSLPNIKNREEIFGEQLLFDKEDNVIGKLDKLLLSSSEYSLEEIFMLVEKHNGVLVPAHVDKNSFSILSTLGFIPDNINVRTIEAYDLKRLKEMEKVLTLEKYMIIKNSDAHYLSDINEAFYYMDIDTLTAKTVIEYLKVGCDKK
- a CDS encoding DRTGG domain-containing protein, producing MKLSSIIDKLNVETIAGTGLEEKEVEGVYIGDLLSLVMSKAQRNNLWITIQTHINIVAVATLVDLAGIIIVEGMEIDKDAIEKAKEVGIPLFKTSLSAYEVACKLREFGL
- a CDS encoding [Fe-Fe] hydrogenase large subunit C-terminal domain-containing protein — encoded protein: MKEYFHSVVLDDNKCNGCTNCMRRCPTEAIRIREKKAVIIKDRCIDCGECIRVCPYHAKDVIVDDLSVLNRYKYNVAISPMSLYGQFSIDTDMNMVFSGIKALGFDHVFDEGYAADVLTIAIRNILKSNNIQKPVISSLCPAILRIIQVRFPSLIDNIITVESPMEVAARIVKIEAMKKYRLKFDEIGVFYLTQCPAKVTSIKRPIGIQDSYVNGALSIKSIYGGIVKNAKKTQVSEYFKKASPKGVGWGRVGGQSYAIGVDNYLAVDGIENVIKVLEEIELGKLNNIDYFEGLACVGGCVGGPLNVENPFIAKARVRNIARLPEENNTENDEYIEEILTQGLINWTEKITPKGVMILDSDINEAIKKIELLNQICKELPGIDCSSCGAPSCSALAEDIVRGKAKMEDCIFILKEKIRNQ